One window of the Caldisericota bacterium genome contains the following:
- a CDS encoding FGGY-family carbohydrate kinase, giving the protein MKYFIVVDGGTQNIKAFVFDEKGNEISKGMHSVTPYFSVQPDFAEQDAEQYLSIVKKVTKKAVKDSGVLEDDFVAISITTHRSTIIPVDRNGKVIRPAITWLDERKTDGLSLPGGIGRLFIKIGGMEETLKKYQRRSKFNWLRKHEPENYRKTYKFLTVSSHIFYALTGEFKDCSSMIVGLFPIDLKQLAWHKNPLVYKVFGVERKKLPDLVSPTDIAGHVSKTGAKDFGVKEGLPIIIGAGDKQSELLGAGGIGCDIAEVSYGTAAVIEMFSKKYVTHPRMDFFTWGSAVPDKWALEGFVGRGYWMVSWFRKEFAKHEEEQTEKMGISPENLLDKEMSEIPPGSDGLILQPYWSPFAFDPHSKGAIIGFSGNHTRVHVYRAIIEGIAYEVKRLMEIMQKYSGTKVEELRVGGGGSESDEIMQITADVFNLPTMRIHTPHLSALGAAIDASIALGIYESFETAVANMVRPEEKFIPIPKNVEIYNRLFNEVYKNVYPSLKGLYHKIYDITKWYEKKGG; this is encoded by the coding sequence ATGAAATATTTTATTGTGGTTGACGGAGGGACTCAAAATATCAAGGCATTTGTATTTGATGAAAAGGGAAATGAAATATCTAAAGGAATGCACTCCGTAACGCCATATTTTTCTGTACAGCCTGATTTTGCCGAGCAAGACGCCGAACAATATTTATCAATCGTAAAAAAAGTGACAAAAAAAGCAGTAAAAGATTCTGGTGTGTTAGAAGATGATTTTGTTGCTATTTCTATCACAACTCATAGAAGCACTATTATCCCTGTGGATAGAAATGGTAAAGTAATTCGTCCTGCGATTACCTGGCTTGATGAAAGAAAGACGGATGGTTTGTCCCTTCCGGGTGGAATAGGAAGATTATTTATAAAGATAGGAGGTATGGAGGAGACACTTAAAAAATACCAAAGACGATCAAAGTTCAACTGGCTTCGCAAGCACGAGCCAGAAAATTATAGAAAAACTTATAAGTTTCTTACCGTTTCATCGCACATATTCTATGCTCTTACAGGGGAATTTAAAGATTGTTCTTCAATGATTGTAGGACTTTTTCCAATTGATTTAAAGCAGCTTGCCTGGCACAAAAATCCGCTTGTTTATAAAGTATTTGGAGTAGAAAGGAAAAAACTTCCAGATCTTGTCTCTCCTACAGATATTGCAGGACACGTATCAAAAACAGGGGCAAAAGATTTTGGAGTGAAGGAAGGGCTTCCTATCATTATTGGTGCGGGGGACAAGCAATCAGAGCTGCTTGGGGCAGGTGGTATAGGTTGTGATATTGCAGAGGTAAGTTATGGCACAGCAGCAGTGATTGAGATGTTTAGTAAAAAATATGTGACACATCCCAGGATGGATTTTTTTACATGGGGTAGTGCTGTGCCTGACAAATGGGCTCTTGAAGGATTTGTAGGGAGAGGGTACTGGATGGTATCCTGGTTTAGAAAAGAATTTGCAAAACATGAAGAAGAACAGACAGAAAAAATGGGCATTTCGCCTGAGAATTTACTTGATAAAGAAATGAGTGAAATTCCTCCTGGTTCAGATGGATTAATTCTGCAACCCTATTGGTCACCATTTGCATTCGATCCGCACTCAAAAGGTGCAATTATAGGATTTTCTGGCAACCATACGAGAGTACATGTCTACAGGGCTATCATCGAAGGGATTGCTTATGAGGTAAAACGGCTTATGGAAATTATGCAAAAATATTCAGGTACAAAAGTTGAAGAATTGCGTGTTGGAGGAGGAGGATCCGAAAGTGATGAGATTATGCAAATTACTGCTGATGTGTTTAATCTTCCCACAATGAGAATACATACACCACACCTTTCTGCTCTTGGTGCTGCAATAGATGCATCTATTGCTCTGGGTATATATGAAAGTTTTGAAACAGCGGTAGCAAATATGGTTAGACCTGAAGAGAAATTCATTCCTATTCCAAAGAATGTAGAAATATACAATAGATTGTTTAATGAAGTGTATAAAAATGTTTATCCATCATTAAAGGGATTGTATCACAAAATATACGATATTACAAAGTGGTATGAAAAGAAAGGAGGATGA